Proteins from one Elusimicrobiota bacterium genomic window:
- a CDS encoding type IV toxin-antitoxin system AbiEi family antitoxin, whose translation MERTSPILAGGFIEELLGQGRYTFAREEADRRLGTSPAAVYMSLHRLVKAGCLVMPRSGFYVIVDPQHRSAGILPPEWFIHELMKDMARPYYVGLLSAAQLHGAAHHRPQEFQVMIPERALRPVRAGNVLIRFHGKGPFDRSQTQEVKTPTGILMASTPETTAWDLVRYCKASGGLDNVVTIISELAEKLDPGKLGDTVKRYGDDIVAQRLGYLLDMLRRHDLSKGFLNMVKDAPPRPLDPTAPIAGATESRKWHVLINARPEPEA comes from the coding sequence ATGGAACGGACTTCTCCGATTCTGGCCGGCGGGTTTATTGAAGAACTTCTTGGGCAGGGCCGCTACACCTTCGCTCGCGAAGAAGCCGACAGAAGATTGGGCACATCGCCGGCGGCTGTTTACATGTCCCTGCATCGCCTGGTCAAGGCAGGGTGCCTCGTCATGCCCAGATCCGGATTCTATGTGATCGTGGACCCGCAGCATCGCTCTGCCGGCATCTTGCCGCCGGAGTGGTTCATCCACGAACTCATGAAAGACATGGCTCGGCCATACTATGTGGGGCTTCTCTCCGCAGCGCAGTTGCACGGAGCTGCCCATCACCGGCCCCAGGAATTTCAAGTCATGATTCCTGAGCGCGCCCTCCGCCCCGTTCGGGCGGGCAACGTCTTGATCCGCTTCCACGGCAAGGGTCCCTTCGATCGTTCGCAGACACAAGAGGTCAAGACCCCGACCGGCATCCTGATGGCATCCACTCCAGAGACCACGGCCTGGGACCTCGTCCGCTACTGCAAGGCCTCTGGAGGACTGGATAACGTGGTCACGATCATCTCGGAATTAGCCGAGAAACTGGACCCCGGCAAGCTCGGAGATACGGTGAAGCGGTATGGAGACGACATTGTGGCCCAGCGGCTAGGATACCTCCTGGATATGCTCCGGCGGCATGATCTGTCCAAAGGGTTCCTCAACATGGTCAAAGATGCTCCGCCGCGTCCCCTTGATCCGACAGCTCCAATTGCTGGGGCAACTGAAAGCCGGAAGTGGCATGTCCTGATCAACGCCCGGCCGGAGCCGGAAGCATGA
- a CDS encoding winged helix-turn-helix transcriptional regulator produces MPTHDDTLAEKEFLLIQELSRKPNSTQRDLSQNLGLSLGTTNLLIRRLARKGIIKVTQLDWKRTQYLLTLKGAVEKMRKAYHYTRYTLRIFRQIQDNINTVLTREHRAGRRDFVLVARDEILELVRETAADLSLADATFTFVPAFDEVPARADLVLTATLEPAPRPVNGRRYMSLVDFDDIDFRIP; encoded by the coding sequence ATGCCCACCCACGACGACACCCTGGCGGAAAAAGAATTCCTCCTCATCCAGGAATTATCCCGCAAGCCCAACAGCACCCAGCGCGACCTCTCCCAGAACCTGGGGCTCTCCTTGGGAACGACGAACCTCCTCATCCGCAGGCTGGCGCGCAAGGGCATCATCAAGGTCACCCAGCTCGACTGGAAGCGCACCCAGTACCTGCTGACCCTCAAGGGCGCGGTGGAGAAGATGCGCAAGGCCTACCACTACACCCGCTACACCTTGCGCATCTTCCGCCAGATCCAGGATAACATCAACACGGTCCTCACCCGGGAACACCGCGCCGGCCGCAGGGATTTCGTCCTCGTGGCCCGCGACGAGATATTGGAGCTCGTCCGAGAGACGGCGGCGGACCTGTCCCTGGCCGACGCGACCTTCACTTTCGTGCCCGCCTTCGACGAGGTCCCTGCGCGGGCGGACTTGGTCCTTACCGCGACCTTGGAGCCGGCTCCGAGACCCGTCAACGGCCGCCGCTACATGAGCCTGGTGGACTTCGACGACATAGATTTCCGCATCCCTTGA
- a CDS encoding KpsF/GutQ family sugar-phosphate isomerase, with the protein MKRRPRTLAVATEIRRVIALEAQALKALHASVDGSYQKAVELMARCRGKVILTGVGKSGLIAQKVAATLASTGTPAINLDPAEAKHGGIGLIQRQDLVLAIGKSGESDELNDLLPRLRAIGTKLIAITAEPRSTLARAATVVLITPIAQEACPLNLTPTCSTTAALAVGDALAVALMKQRNFQAEQFARNHPAGQLGKRLTLTVADVMRSGRSNPTIGEDASVSRMLVELTRQHAGAVSVVDRKGRLKGLITDRDIRRVLELGRNIQGLSIAQIMNPKPTSIRPEAMASRAVEIMELRKRPFNVLPVVDGRGRSVGMIQIHDLRARGL; encoded by the coding sequence ATGAAACGCAGACCTCGCACCCTCGCCGTGGCCACGGAGATCCGCCGCGTCATCGCCTTGGAGGCGCAGGCCCTCAAGGCTTTGCACGCCTCGGTGGACGGCTCCTACCAGAAGGCCGTGGAGCTCATGGCCCGCTGCCGCGGCAAGGTCATCCTCACGGGCGTGGGCAAATCCGGACTCATCGCCCAGAAAGTGGCCGCGACGCTGGCCTCCACCGGAACCCCGGCCATCAACCTCGACCCGGCCGAGGCCAAGCACGGGGGCATCGGCCTCATCCAGCGCCAGGACCTGGTTTTGGCCATCGGCAAGTCCGGCGAGTCCGACGAGCTCAACGACCTGCTGCCCCGCCTGCGCGCCATCGGCACCAAGCTCATCGCCATCACGGCCGAGCCGCGCTCGACCTTGGCGCGCGCCGCGACCGTGGTCCTGATCACGCCCATAGCCCAGGAGGCCTGCCCCCTCAACCTCACCCCGACCTGCAGCACCACGGCCGCCTTGGCCGTGGGCGACGCTCTGGCCGTGGCGCTCATGAAGCAGCGCAACTTCCAAGCCGAGCAGTTCGCGCGCAACCACCCGGCCGGCCAGTTGGGCAAGCGCCTGACCTTGACCGTGGCCGACGTCATGCGCTCGGGCAGGAGCAACCCCACCATCGGGGAAGACGCCAGCGTCAGCCGCATGCTCGTCGAGCTCACCCGCCAGCACGCCGGGGCGGTCTCGGTCGTGGACCGCAAGGGCCGGCTCAAGGGTCTGATCACGGACCGCGACATCCGGCGGGTGCTGGAGCTCGGACGCAACATCCAGGGGCTCTCGATCGCGCAGATCATGAACCCGAAGCCTACCAGCATCCGCCCCGAGGCCATGGCCTCGCGCGCGGTCGAGATCATGGAACTGCGCAAGCGGCCCTTCAACGTCCTGCCCGTGGTGGACGGCCGCGGCCGCAGCGTGGGCATGATCCAGATCCACGACCTGCGCGCGCGCGGGCTCTAG
- a CDS encoding nucleotidyl transferase AbiEii/AbiGii toxin family protein has product MIPQAAITHWRNVAPWPQDAQVEQDLILCRALIEIFQDPVLAPALLLRGGTALHKLFVTSPQRYSEDIDLVQVSAGPIGPVLNAIRSRLDPILGVPRRESGPDNVTLRYRMESEIAPVVPLRLKIEINTREHFTVFGAIGHPFAIQSPWFEGRAEVRTCTLDELLATKLRALYQRRKGRDLFDLWRGLGMKGSDPRRIVETFRKYMAAEGSKVSRSEFEKNLTAKVALRQFNDDLSPLLAAAVRYDAGAAARLVMERLIANL; this is encoded by the coding sequence ATGATTCCCCAGGCCGCAATCACTCATTGGCGCAATGTCGCCCCCTGGCCGCAGGATGCGCAAGTCGAGCAGGACTTGATCCTGTGCCGAGCGCTCATCGAGATATTCCAAGACCCAGTTCTGGCCCCGGCGCTCCTCCTGCGCGGAGGGACAGCGCTGCACAAGCTGTTCGTCACGTCGCCTCAACGATACTCCGAAGACATCGACCTCGTGCAGGTTTCCGCCGGTCCCATCGGCCCGGTGCTCAACGCCATCCGTTCCCGGCTCGATCCCATCCTGGGGGTGCCCCGCCGGGAAAGCGGCCCGGATAATGTGACGTTGCGCTATCGCATGGAATCCGAGATAGCGCCCGTGGTCCCGCTTCGGCTTAAGATCGAGATCAATACCCGGGAGCACTTCACTGTGTTCGGAGCTATCGGCCATCCATTCGCCATCCAATCGCCATGGTTTGAAGGACGGGCGGAGGTGCGAACCTGCACTCTTGATGAGCTCTTGGCCACCAAGCTGCGCGCGCTTTATCAGCGTCGCAAGGGGCGGGATCTGTTCGACTTGTGGCGGGGTCTGGGCATGAAGGGAAGCGATCCGAGGCGGATTGTGGAGACCTTCCGCAAGTACATGGCAGCCGAAGGCAGCAAGGTGAGCCGCAGTGAGTTCGAGAAAAACCTGACGGCCAAAGTCGCCTTGCGCCAATTCAATGACGACTTGAGCCCGTTACTGGCTGCGGCTGTGCGCTATGATGCTGGAGCGGCGGCGCGGCTTGTCATGGAAAGGCTCATCGCCAACCTGTAG
- a CDS encoding SEC-C metal-binding domain-containing protein: MSAGRNDPCPCGSGRKYKKCCLPKEEAQAPVTAVAWSKAEKKHLIKSSDEYPVDACLINPNWRDSGLATIAVTRRQPNGNLILGLYLVDVFCSGLKNTFCNADLPVARFEGDFLAKSFPEQAPKPIGINHAKEIIFGAIEYAGRLGFDPHPDFNLSRHVLGTEELTHQQDIIFGGPDGKPRYISGPDDDARGVIQKLMSRLGRDGFDFVARP, from the coding sequence ATGAGCGCCGGGAGAAACGATCCTTGTCCCTGCGGTAGCGGCAGGAAATATAAGAAATGCTGCCTGCCTAAAGAAGAGGCACAGGCACCTGTCACGGCGGTTGCCTGGTCCAAGGCTGAGAAGAAGCACCTCATCAAGTCCTCCGACGAGTACCCCGTCGATGCCTGCCTTATCAATCCCAACTGGAGGGACTCGGGCCTCGCAACGATCGCGGTCACCCGGCGCCAGCCAAACGGCAACCTCATCCTGGGGCTCTACTTGGTGGATGTTTTCTGTTCGGGACTAAAGAACACCTTCTGCAACGCGGATTTGCCGGTCGCAAGATTCGAGGGGGACTTCCTGGCCAAAAGTTTTCCGGAGCAGGCGCCTAAACCAATCGGGATCAATCACGCCAAGGAGATCATCTTCGGGGCGATCGAATATGCCGGGAGGCTGGGATTCGACCCCCATCCCGATTTTAATTTGTCCCGCCACGTCCTGGGGACGGAGGAACTGACCCACCAACAGGACATCATTTTCGGCGGGCCGGATGGGAAGCCCCGATACATCTCTGGACCGGACGACGATGCTCGCGGGGTCATCCAGAAGCTCATGAGCCGCTTGGGCCGCGATGGGTTCGATTTTGTGGCCCGCCCCTGA